A genomic window from Brassica napus cultivar Da-Ae unplaced genomic scaffold, Da-Ae ScsIHWf_1425;HRSCAF=2013, whole genome shotgun sequence includes:
- the LOC106381529 gene encoding TELO2-interacting protein 1 homolog: MEKSVVVVRRETNGDDVEGREALFAQLKALSLELLSLSQTPQKDPAVIPELLSLLRRAPPSSLQSFFHYTLFPLLLLLDAAVACRSEGGGVVVPYRVSDKVAEGVVSCLEELLKKCHVGSVDQMFVIMKKLTSGAVLTPSEASEEFREGIIRCFRAMISGLVPCSDDSCGCKGTLGWPQLSDRGDCQTQQVSEFGLETTGECLVAFLQSHSALAAVGHWLSILLKVADAEASRGHRGSAHLRVEAFMTLRILVAKIGTADVLAFFLPGVVSQMAKVLHVSRAMISGAAGSVDALDQAIRCLAEFLMIVLDDEANSSALGISDDDTKLQKHESAHSVLDELRSLTTKSQGQRTETTSQEIVKINNGQEKSSQKLSGDSFRVERTKEWLENTTSHVNKLLCETFPHILIHPAGKIRWGFLAAIRGLLSKTPRSLKGARLVMLECVCTLVVDDSDEVSVGAQETLDHLFSERTKYQVESDISKIFTRLLERLPKVVLGNEELPALSVVKQLLVVTYYSGPQFLADHLQSPITASRFLDTFALCLSHNSAYTGSLEKLIADRPTSSTGYLPSITELKVTSRSHAESDQGKLETSSFVIPRMPPWFSYVGSQKLYEMLAGILRLVGLSLMAGPENDGSLAVILDIPLGFFRRLVSEVRVKEYNGEDWETWCNRTGSGQLVRQAATAACILNEMIFGLSEQATDALSRLLRKKSRKAKDNKLSWEVSWNKRAKTHLIDCVGKILHEYQSSQVWDLPVNQTDTTDVEHISLHFLRDTAMLHQVIIEGVGVFSLCLGEDFASSGFLHSSLYLLLESLTCSSFQVRNASDAVLRLLATTSGHPTVGHLVVANADYVVDSICRQLRHLDLNPHVPSVLAAMLSYIGVAHEILPLLEEPMRLVSQELEIVGRQHHPNLTLPFLKAVVEIVKASKSEACLLPDRAKSYSDQVKTKASDAITSAQEKCSNSEDKFNEEEWEHILLELNRSKRYRRTVGSIASSCLISATPILASSNQVSCLVALDIIEEGIVTLAKVEEAYRAETETKETMEEVIEFASLYQLKDYMNATDDGADENRLLPAINKIWPFFVSCIRNRNPVAVRRCLNVITRVIQTSGGDFFSRRFRNDGQDFWKLLTTSPFHVMTPKHLREENKSVLRLPYRTISESASSSSIAEVSSLKVQAALLNMIAELSRDKRCASALDAVLKKVAGLVVGIACSGVTGLREAALNALRGLACVDSDLIWILLADVYYSLKKKRDLPLPPSPEFPEISTVLPSPAEDCPARFLYVEYGGRSYGFELEFSSVETIFKKMQSLVFVDQMRC, encoded by the exons ATGGAGAAGTCCGTCGTCGTAGTCCGCCGCGAAACTAACGGAGACGACGTCGAGGGACGAGAAGCCCTCTTCGCCCAGCTCAAAGCTCTCTCCTTGGAGCTTCTAAGCCTCTCGCAAACCCCTCAAAAGGATCCGGCCGTGATCCCAGAGCTGCTCAGCCTCCTCCGCCGTGCACCTCCGTCGTCTCTACAGTCCTTCTTCCA CTACACTTTGTTCCCTTTGCTTCTTCTGCTAGACGCTGCAGTAGCTTGCAGGAGTGAAGGAGGAGGTGTTGTTGTTCCTTACAGAGTGAGTGATAAAGTAGCTGAAGGTGTAGTCTCTTGTCTCGAGGAGCTTCTAAAGAAATGCCACGTCGGATCCGTTGATCAG ATGTTTGTGATTATGAAGAAGTTGACTAGTGGTGCTGTTTTGACGCCGTCTGAGGCCTCTGAGGAGTTTCGTGAAGGGATCATCAGATGTTTTCGAGCGATGATCTCTGGTTTGGTTCCTTGTTCTGATGATTCCTGCGGATGTAAGGGGACTCTTGGCTGGCCTCAGCTGTCGGATAGAGGAGATTGTCAGACTCAGCAGGTTTCAGAGTTTGGTTTAGAAACGACGGGAGAATGCTTGGTGGCGTTTCTTCAGTCTCACTCTGCTTTGGCTGCTGTGGGTCATTGGCTTTCCATTCTTCTCAAAGTGGCTGATGCTGAGGCTTCACGAGGACATAGAGGAAGTGCACACCTTCGAGTTGAAGCCTTTATGACCTTACGAATACTTGTGGCTAAG ATTGGTACTGCTGATGTGTTGGCGTTTTTTCTACCTGGTGTTGTTAGCCAAATGGCCAAAGTGTTGCATGTTTCAAGAGCAATGATTAGCGGAGCTGCAGGAAGCGTTGATGCTTTGGACCAAGCAATTAGATGTTTAGCCGAGTTTCTCATGATAGTCCTTGATGATGAGGCTAATTCATCGGCTCTCGGTATTTCTGATGATGATACTAAGCTGCAGAAGCATGAATCTGCACACTCAGTTTTGGACGAACTTCGTTCTCTGACAACAAAATCTCAAGGGCAGAGGACAGAAACTACAAGCCAAGAGATTGTTAAAATCAACAATGGACAAGAAAAATCGAGTCAGAAACTGAGTGGTGACTCCTTTCGTGTTGAACGTACAAAGGAATGGTTAGAAAACACAACATCTCACGTGAATAAGCTCTTGTGTGAGACGTTTCCTCAT ATTCTTATTCACCCAGCTGGAAAAATTAGATGGGGGTTTCTAGCAGCAATACGTGGACTGCTATCTAAGACCCCTCGGTCGTTGAAGGGTGCCAGGCTAGTGATGTTG GAATGCGTATGTACTCTGGTTGTTGATGACTCTGATGAAGTCTCTGTAGGAGCTCAGGAAACTCTCGACCACTTATTCTCTGAACGTACAAAGTATCAGGTAGAGAGCGACATAAGCAAGATCTTTACCAG ACTACTGGAGAGGCTACCAAAAGTGGTTTTGGGGAATGAGGAATTGCCTGCACTTTCGGTTGTGAAGCAGTTACTTGTAGTCACTTATTACTCTGGTCCTCAGTTTCTGGCGGATCATCTTCAGTCTCCA ATAACAGCTAGCAGATTCCTGGATACGTTTGCTCTCTGTCTGAGCCACAATTCAGCATACACTGGCTCTCTTGAGAAGCTCATCGCAGACAGGCCTACTTCATCGACAGGTTACCTCCCTTCCATCACAGAATTAAAAGTGACCAGTCGCAGCCACGCTGAATCAGATCAAGGAAAGTTGGAGACCAGTAGCTTTGTGATACCTCGAATGCCGCCTTGGTTCTCTTATGTTGGTAGTCAGAAGCTCTACGAGATGCTCGCTGGTATCCTTAGACTTGTAGGTTTATCCTTAATGGCAG GACCTGAAAACGATGGCAGTTTAGCAGTCATCCTGGACATTCCTTTGGGGTTTTTCCGTAGATTGGTTTCAGAAGTTCGTGTAAAAGAGTACAACGGAGAAGACTGGGAAACATGGTGTAATCGAACTGGTTCAGGACAGTTAGTACGCCAGGCGGCAACTGCTGCTTGTATCTTGAACGAGATGATTTTTGGTCTATCAGAACAAGCAACTGATGCTCTCTCAAGACTGCTTCGGAAGAAGTCAAGAAAAGCAAAAGACAACAAACTCTCCTGGGAAGTCTCATGGAACAAACGTGCAAAGACTCATCTGATCGATTGCGTTGGTAAAATCTTGCACGAGTACCAATCTTCTCAAGTGTGGGATCTCCCAGTGAACCAAACCGATACCACCGATGTTGAACATATTAGTCTGCATTTCTTAAGGGACACTGCAATGCTACACCAAGTTATAATAGAAGGAGTCGGTGTGTTTTCATTGTGCCTTGGGGAAGATTTTGCTTCAAGTGGTTTTCTTCACTCTTCGCTTTACCTTCTGCTTGAGAGTCTTACGTGTTCGAGCTTCCAAGTTAGAAATGCTTCTGACGCTGTCTTACGTCTTCTTGCTACCACCTCGGGCCATCCAACA GTAGGGCATCTGGTTGTAGCAAATGCAGATTATGTTGTTGACTCTATTTGTCGTCAGCTGCGCCACCTTGATCTTAATCCTCATGTTCCAAGTGTTCTTGCTGCGATGCTTTCCTATATAGGAGTTGCTCATGAAATATTGCCTTTGTTGGAGGAACCG ATGCGATTGGTTTCTCAAGAGCTAGAGATTGTTGGTAGACAGCATCATCCAAATCTAACTCTACCCTTCTTGAAG GCTGTTGTTGAGATTGTCAAAGCATCTAAGAGCGAGGCTTGTCTATTACCAGACCGGGCCAAGTCATATAGTGACCAGGTTAAGACCAAAGCATCTGATGCAATAACATCGGCGCAAGAGAAGTGTTCAAATTCTGAGGATAAATTTAATGAAGAAGAATGGGAACAcatactgcttgaactgaatcgTTCTAAAAGATACAGACGCACAGTTGGATCAATCGCCTCTTCTTGTTTAATTTCAGCCACACCTATCCTTGCATCATCAAATCAAGTTTCATGCTTGGTTGCTCTCGATATAATAGAG GAAGGAATAGTGACACTGGCTAAAGTAGAGGAAGCTTATAGAGCTGAGACAGAAACTAAAGAAACGATGGAAGAAGTCATTGAGTTTGCTTCACTCTATCAGCTTAAAGACTACATGAATGCCACCGACGATGGAGCAGATGAAAACCGTCTCTTACCTGCTATCAACAAAATCTGGCCATTCTTTGTTTCTTGCATAAGAAACAGAAATCCTGTG GCTGTAAGGAGATGCTTGAATGTGATAACCAGAGTCATTCAAACATCTGGAGGAGACTTCTTCTCACGTCGTTTCCGCAACGATGGCCAAGACTTCTGGAAGCTTTTAACAACATCTCCCTTCCACGTTATGACGCCAAAACACCTCCGAGAAGAGAACAAATCAGTTCTCAGGCTTCCTTACAGAACCATTTCTGagtcagcttcttcttcttccattgcTGAAGTTTCCAGCTTGAAAGTGCAAGCTGCACTTCTCAACATGATCGCTGAGCTTTCCAGAGACAAGCGCTGTGCTTCAGCTTTAGATGCAGTCTTGAAGAAAGTCGCAGGCTTGGTCGTTGGGATAGCCTGCAGCGGCGTAACAGGGTTAAGAGAAGCGGCTTTGAATGCGTTGAGAGGTTTGGCTTGCGTTGATTCTGATCTCATTTGGATTCTCTTAGCAGATGTGTATTATTCtctcaagaagaagagagattTGCCTCTTCCACCTTCTCCTGAGTTTCCAGAGATATCAACGGTTTTGCCTTCACCGGCGGAAGATTGTCCGGCGAGGTTTCTGTACGTCGAGTACGGTGGTCGGAGCTATGGTTTTGAGTTGGAGTTTAGTTCTGTTGAGACCATTTTCAAGAAAATGCAGTCTCTAGTCTTTGTAGATCAAATGCGTTGTTAA
- the LOC106381527 gene encoding proteasome subunit alpha type-2-A: MGDSQYSFSLTTFSPSGKLVQIEHALTAVGSGQTSLGIKASNGVVIATEKKLPSILVDEASVQKIQHLTPNIGVVYSGMGPDFRVLVRKSRKQAEQYLRLYKEPIPVTQLVRETATVMQEFTQSGGVRPFGVSLLVAGYDDKGPQLYQVDPSGSYFSWKASAMGKNVSNAKTFLEKRYTEDMELDDAIHTAILTLKEGFEGEISSKNIEIGKIGADKVFRVLTPAEIDDYLAEVE, translated from the exons ATGGGAGACAGTCAGTACTCGTTTTCACTCACTACCTTCAG CCCTTCAGGGAAGCTTGTTCAGATAGAACATGCTCTAACTGCTGTTGGATCAGGCCAAACATCTTTGGGAATCAAAG CTTCAAACGGAGTTGTTATTGCTACTGAGAAGAAGCTTCCCTCTATTCTTGTTGATGAAGCCTCT GTTCAAAAGATTCAGCATCTGACTCCCAACATTGGAGTTGTATACAG TGGTATGGGTCCTGATTTCCGAGTTCTTGTGCGGAAGAGTAGGAAGCAGGCTGAGCAATATCTCCGCTTGTACAAA GAACCCATCCCTGTCACTCAACTTGTAAGGGAAACTGCTACGGTTATGCAAGAGTTCACTCAATCGGG TGGTGTTAGGCCGTTTGGAGTTTCTCTACTAGTGGCTGGGTATGATGACAAGGGTCCTCAGCTGTATCAG GTGGATCCGTCTGGTTCTTATTTCTCATGGAAAGCTTCGGCGATGGGAAAGAATGTCTCAAATGCTAAGACATTTCTCGAAAAGAG GTACACCGAAGATATGGAGCTTGATGATGCCATTCATACAGCGATATTGACATTGAAGGAAGG TTTCGAGGGAGAAATCTCGAGCAAGAATATTGAGATTGGCAAGATTGGTGCTGACAAAGTTTTTAG GGTACTAACACCGGCAGAGATTGACGATTACTTGGCTGAAGTCGAGTAA